The proteins below are encoded in one region of Segatella copri:
- a CDS encoding FKBP-type peptidyl-prolyl cis-trans isomerase, with the protein MDKVSYALGIGIGRQLASMGAESLNIDDFAQAVKDAIAGKLQLGEQEAQELVQNFFAEQEAKAQAAAAEKGKVAKEAGEKFLAENGKKDGIITTKSGLQYQVLREGNGKAPKATDQVECHYEGTLIDGTKFDSSYDRGQTATFPLNQVIAGWTEGLQLMTEGAKFRFFIPYQLGYGERGAGASIPPFSALIFDVELVAVK; encoded by the coding sequence ATGGATAAAGTAAGTTATGCTTTGGGCATCGGCATCGGTCGCCAGTTGGCTTCTATGGGTGCAGAGAGTTTGAATATTGATGATTTTGCACAGGCTGTAAAGGATGCCATCGCCGGTAAACTTCAGCTCGGCGAGCAGGAGGCTCAGGAGTTGGTACAGAACTTCTTTGCAGAGCAGGAGGCTAAGGCTCAGGCTGCTGCTGCCGAGAAGGGCAAGGTTGCTAAGGAAGCTGGTGAGAAGTTCCTCGCCGAGAACGGCAAGAAGGATGGTATCATCACTACTAAGAGCGGTTTGCAGTATCAGGTTTTGCGTGAAGGTAATGGCAAGGCTCCTAAGGCTACCGATCAGGTTGAGTGCCACTATGAGGGAACGCTTATCGATGGTACTAAGTTTGATAGCTCTTACGACCGTGGTCAGACTGCTACCTTCCCATTGAACCAGGTTATCGCTGGTTGGACAGAGGGTCTTCAGCTCATGACCGAGGGTGCCAAGTTCCGTTTCTTCATCCCTTATCAGTTGGGTTATGGCGAGCGTGGTGCTGGTGCATCTATCCCTCCATTCTCAGCATTGATTTTCGATGTAGAGCTCGTTGCCGTTAAGTAA
- a CDS encoding Lrp/AsnC family transcriptional regulator: MEKIDNLDRKILGILSKNARIPFKDVAAECGVSRAAIHQRVQHLMEDGFITGSGFDVNPKSLGYSTCTYVGLNLERGNMYKKVVERLQNIPEIVECHFTTGSYTMLIKLYARDNEQLMDLLNNKLQAIPGVVSTETLISLEQSIKREIPVLLDED; the protein is encoded by the coding sequence ATGGAGAAAATAGACAATCTAGACAGAAAGATTCTCGGCATCCTTTCTAAGAATGCCCGTATTCCTTTCAAAGACGTAGCAGCAGAATGTGGCGTGTCTCGTGCTGCCATCCATCAGCGTGTTCAGCACTTGATGGAGGATGGTTTCATCACCGGTAGCGGTTTTGATGTAAACCCTAAGAGCCTGGGTTATTCTACCTGCACTTATGTAGGTTTGAACTTGGAGCGCGGTAATATGTATAAAAAGGTGGTAGAGCGCTTGCAGAACATTCCTGAAATCGTAGAGTGCCACTTTACTACCGGTTCATACACCATGCTGATTAAGCTTTATGCACGCGATAACGAGCAGCTCATGGATTTGCTCAACAATAAGCTCCAGGCTATTCCTGGCGTGGTTTCTACCGAAACGCTCATCTCTCTTGAGCAGAGTATCAAGCGTGAGATTCCTGTACTTCTGGATGAAGATTAA
- a CDS encoding membrane dipeptidase: METFDLESHLQDAYSRFPEAKHQPVIGLTANYEGIDATLRDRYYKQVIAAGGTPVIIPPVADAQVIVNTLEHLDGLILTGGGDHNPLWMGEEPSPRLHNINQERDAAELMITRLAFNRQIPMLGICRGIQTLAIALGGKVCQDIKQLVKHSQDADRTEPTHIVEIKKDSTLYNIYNKEKIFVNSFHHQAVSEPGNHLRTIAKSSDHIIEAVESSEYKQILGVQWHPEWLEEEGLKIFQWLVNQANNFYAAKQLHKRILTLDTHCDTPMFFPQGIKFDHRDSRILVDLHKMTDGHQDATTMVAYLPQPQIGESFSSKVAFDVKGPAQYADLIFDKIEEIVSKNRQYLSIARTPADLYSDKRNGRKSIMLGIENGLALEHDISNVKHFAQRGIVYITLCHNGDNDICDSARGCNTHNGVSSFGEKVIHEMNRLGIMVDLSHGGEKSFYDALDISQAPIVCSHSSSRALCDVPRNLTDDQMRALAAKGGVAHTTLYHGFLRKEGEADIMDAIAHLEHAIDVMGIDHVGLGTDFDGDGGIRGLADSSELINFTLQLLRRKYSEQDIVKIWGGNWLRVMTQVQNFKH; this comes from the coding sequence ATGGAAACATTTGACTTAGAGTCGCATCTCCAGGATGCATACTCTAGATTTCCCGAAGCGAAGCATCAGCCTGTAATTGGCCTTACTGCCAATTATGAAGGTATCGATGCTACGCTTCGTGATCGTTATTATAAGCAGGTAATAGCGGCTGGCGGTACGCCGGTCATTATTCCTCCTGTTGCCGATGCTCAGGTCATCGTCAATACCCTGGAGCATCTCGACGGATTGATTCTGACGGGTGGCGGCGACCATAATCCGCTGTGGATGGGCGAAGAGCCTTCTCCCCGTCTTCACAACATCAATCAGGAACGTGATGCTGCCGAACTGATGATTACCCGATTGGCTTTCAACCGCCAGATTCCGATGCTTGGCATCTGCCGGGGCATCCAGACCCTCGCCATTGCGCTGGGTGGAAAGGTGTGCCAGGATATCAAGCAGCTGGTAAAGCACAGCCAGGATGCCGACCGTACCGAACCAACCCACATCGTAGAAATCAAGAAAGATTCCACCTTATATAATATATATAATAAGGAGAAGATCTTTGTCAACTCGTTCCACCATCAGGCGGTAAGCGAGCCAGGCAATCATCTGCGCACCATCGCCAAATCTTCCGACCATATTATTGAGGCTGTAGAGAGTAGCGAATATAAGCAGATTCTCGGTGTGCAATGGCATCCGGAATGGCTGGAAGAAGAAGGATTGAAGATTTTCCAATGGCTGGTTAATCAGGCTAACAACTTTTATGCAGCCAAGCAGTTGCATAAGCGCATCCTTACGCTCGATACCCATTGTGATACTCCGATGTTCTTCCCTCAGGGCATCAAGTTTGATCATCGCGATTCCCGCATCCTGGTTGATCTCCATAAGATGACCGATGGTCATCAGGATGCTACCACGATGGTAGCTTACCTGCCACAGCCTCAGATAGGCGAGAGCTTCAGCAGCAAGGTGGCTTTCGATGTAAAGGGACCTGCGCAGTATGCCGACCTCATCTTCGACAAGATAGAAGAGATTGTGAGCAAGAACAGGCAGTATCTCAGCATAGCCCGCACTCCTGCCGATCTTTACAGCGATAAGCGGAATGGCAGAAAGAGCATCATGCTCGGCATCGAGAACGGTCTCGCCCTGGAGCACGATATCAGTAACGTGAAGCATTTCGCCCAGCGCGGCATCGTTTATATCACGCTCTGCCATAATGGTGATAATGATATCTGCGATAGTGCCCGCGGCTGCAATACCCATAATGGTGTGAGTAGTTTTGGCGAGAAGGTGATTCATGAGATGAACCGTCTGGGCATCATGGTAGATTTGAGTCATGGTGGCGAGAAGAGTTTCTACGATGCACTTGATATCAGCCAGGCGCCTATTGTCTGCAGCCATAGCAGCAGCCGTGCGCTCTGCGATGTGCCTCGCAATCTGACCGATGACCAGATGCGTGCCCTCGCAGCAAAGGGTGGTGTGGCTCATACCACGCTCTATCATGGATTCCTGCGTAAAGAGGGTGAAGCCGACATCATGGACGCTATCGCCCATCTTGAGCATGCCATCGATGTGATGGGTATCGACCACGTAGGTCTGGGTACCGACTTTGATGGAGACGGCGGCATCCGGGGGCTCGCCGACTCTTCCGAACTCATCAATTTCACCCTCCAGCTGTTGCGCCGCAAATATAGCGAGCAGGATATTGTCAAGATTTGGGGAGGCAACTGGCTCAGAGTGATGACGCAGGTGCAGAACTTTAAACATTAA
- a CDS encoding FKBP-type peptidyl-prolyl cis-trans isomerase, with protein MKKILMTALVLVAGASLFTASAASKKKVKKAATLVELKSSADSLSYVAGMNATRGLIPYIQQSFQVDTAYMENFLRGYKDALAMGINPKTVAYSAGMEVAKLVEKRVYPGTKEELKSTDDSISHAMFQNGFIAALANDTTFFTSKAAADFQKEALAGAGEKFLAANAKKPGVKVLPSGLQYKVITEGHGEVPKASDEVEVIYEGRLIDGTVFDATSKHGGSKTDKFRANGLIKGWTEALTLMPVGSKWQLYIPYELAYGERQAGQIPPYSTLVFDLELVSIVKPEVKPEPADKQKEDAAVKSADKKVVKPVAKKAAHSKKRK; from the coding sequence ATGAAGAAAATATTAATGACAGCACTCGTCCTCGTGGCGGGTGCTTCTTTGTTTACAGCTAGTGCTGCAAGCAAAAAGAAGGTTAAGAAGGCGGCTACTCTTGTTGAGTTGAAATCATCAGCCGATTCTTTGAGTTATGTAGCTGGTATGAATGCCACTCGTGGTCTGATTCCTTATATCCAGCAGAGTTTTCAGGTAGATACTGCCTATATGGAGAATTTCCTTCGTGGTTACAAGGATGCGCTTGCCATGGGAATCAATCCTAAGACCGTAGCTTATTCTGCAGGTATGGAGGTTGCCAAACTGGTAGAGAAGCGCGTATATCCTGGCACAAAGGAAGAGTTGAAGAGTACAGACGATTCTATCAGCCATGCTATGTTCCAGAATGGTTTTATCGCAGCTTTGGCTAATGATACAACATTCTTTACCTCTAAGGCTGCTGCCGATTTCCAGAAGGAAGCTTTGGCTGGTGCCGGCGAGAAGTTCCTTGCTGCTAATGCCAAGAAACCTGGTGTAAAGGTGTTGCCTAGCGGTTTGCAGTATAAGGTGATTACCGAAGGTCATGGCGAAGTGCCTAAGGCAAGCGATGAGGTAGAGGTTATCTACGAGGGTCGTCTGATTGATGGTACCGTTTTTGATGCTACATCCAAGCATGGTGGCAGCAAGACAGATAAGTTCCGTGCCAACGGATTGATCAAGGGTTGGACCGAGGCGCTTACTCTGATGCCTGTGGGCAGTAAGTGGCAGCTTTACATTCCTTACGAGTTGGCTTACGGCGAGCGTCAGGCTGGTCAGATTCCTCCATACTCTACTTTGGTGTTCGATCTTGAGCTGGTTAGCATCGTAAAGCCAGAGGTTAAGCCAGAGCCAGCAGACAAACAGAAAGAAGATGCAGCAGTAAAGAGTGCCGACAAGAAGGTTGTTAAACCTGTAGCCAAGAAAGCTGCGCATTCAAAGAAGAGAAAGTGA
- a CDS encoding M28 family peptidase, which produces MTKKMKIILGLVVAAGVVAGAISYKNANSSSSPEVQEVEEAEKLNPVGPAFNADSALAYCAAQCDFGPRVMNSEAHDKCGEWIVSKFKQFGCEVETQKADLKGYDGTILKNTNIIAHYNPKAETRILLCAHWDSRPWADNDPDSTNWRKPVMAANDGASGVAVMLEIARQLQADKKLNPNIGVDFVCFDTEDWGTPQWADVQDDGDTWALGAQYWSENKPEGYNPRFGILLDMVGGQGAKFYREGMSMQYAGGIVKKVWAAARQAGFGSYFPKSDGGMITDDHIPVNEKAKIPTVDVIAYYPDCQQSSFGPTWHTVSDDMAHLDKNVLKAVGQTMIQVLYTEE; this is translated from the coding sequence ATGACGAAGAAAATGAAGATAATTTTAGGCTTGGTAGTTGCTGCCGGAGTGGTAGCTGGAGCTATCAGCTATAAGAATGCGAACAGTTCGAGTTCGCCTGAGGTTCAGGAAGTAGAGGAAGCAGAGAAACTGAATCCTGTAGGTCCTGCCTTTAATGCCGATTCGGCGTTGGCTTATTGTGCCGCACAATGCGATTTCGGTCCTCGCGTCATGAACAGCGAGGCGCACGACAAGTGTGGCGAATGGATTGTGAGCAAGTTCAAGCAGTTTGGTTGCGAGGTAGAAACCCAGAAGGCTGACCTCAAGGGCTATGATGGTACCATTCTGAAGAATACCAATATCATCGCCCATTACAACCCGAAGGCTGAAACCCGCATCTTGCTCTGTGCCCATTGGGACAGCCGTCCTTGGGCTGATAACGACCCCGACAGTACCAACTGGCGCAAGCCTGTAATGGCTGCCAACGATGGCGCCAGCGGAGTAGCCGTCATGTTGGAGATTGCCCGCCAGCTGCAGGCTGACAAGAAGCTGAATCCTAACATCGGCGTAGATTTCGTATGTTTCGATACCGAAGACTGGGGAACACCTCAGTGGGCTGATGTTCAGGACGATGGCGATACTTGGGCTTTGGGTGCCCAGTACTGGAGCGAGAACAAGCCTGAGGGATATAATCCTCGTTTCGGAATCCTCCTCGATATGGTGGGCGGACAGGGAGCCAAGTTCTATCGTGAAGGCATGTCTATGCAGTATGCCGGTGGCATCGTGAAGAAGGTTTGGGCTGCAGCCCGTCAGGCTGGTTTCGGCTCTTACTTCCCTAAGAGCGATGGCGGAATGATTACTGATGATCATATTCCGGTCAACGAGAAGGCTAAGATTCCTACTGTAGATGTGATTGCTTATTATCCAGACTGTCAGCAGAGCAGTTTCGGTCCTACCTGGCACACCGTGAGCGATGATATGGCTCATCTGGATAAGAATGTGCTTAAGGCGGTTGGCCAGACTATGATTCAGGTGCTTTATACTGAGGAATAG
- a CDS encoding DUF4294 domain-containing protein — protein sequence MKQKICFLLAMLFCITLQTMAQTDGDNPEDREVDMDTPTFEPMVKVGKVLLDHDSVQYVQVNNVYVYPQPVFKNAKERMAYNRLVYNIKKVLPIAKEVRRIIIETGDYLETLPNKKAKDAHMKLVEKGIKQEYTPRMKKLTYAQGKLCIKLVYRECNSSSYHLIQAFLGPIRAGFYQAFASLFGASLNKKYDPNGVDRLTERVVRQVESGQI from the coding sequence ATGAAACAGAAAATATGCTTTTTACTGGCGATGCTCTTCTGCATCACCCTGCAAACCATGGCGCAGACCGATGGCGACAACCCTGAAGACAGGGAGGTGGACATGGATACTCCTACCTTTGAACCGATGGTGAAGGTAGGAAAAGTGCTCCTGGATCATGACAGCGTGCAATATGTTCAGGTGAACAACGTGTACGTTTATCCGCAGCCGGTATTCAAGAACGCCAAGGAACGAATGGCTTACAACCGTTTGGTATACAACATCAAGAAGGTGCTGCCGATAGCCAAAGAGGTAAGAAGGATTATCATCGAAACGGGTGATTATCTGGAAACGCTGCCTAACAAGAAGGCAAAGGACGCACACATGAAACTGGTGGAGAAAGGTATCAAACAGGAATATACCCCGAGAATGAAGAAACTCACCTATGCACAGGGTAAACTCTGCATCAAACTGGTGTATCGCGAATGCAATTCCTCATCCTATCACCTGATTCAAGCCTTTCTGGGTCCTATCCGTGCCGGATTCTATCAGGCATTTGCAAGCCTCTTCGGTGCCAGCCTCAACAAGAAGTACGACCCGAACGGCGTTGACAGATTAACAGAAAGAGTGGTAAGACAGGTAGAATCGGGGCAGATTTAA
- a CDS encoding NAD-dependent deacylase: protein MKKLVFLTGAGMSVESGFKTFRGNDGLWENYPVEQIATHEGWEADPTLVTNFYNMLRHKLYAAQPNEGHKLIKELEKDFDVTVITQNVDNLHEKAGSKNVIHLHGELSKVCSSRDPYDYRYIKELPEDDCEVKPGTEAGDGSLLRPFIVFFGESVPMIEPAAEAVQQADIFVIIGTSLNVYPAAGLISYTKPHIPIYLIDPGAVNTNGYYKIEHIMKGASDGMKELKEILEK from the coding sequence ATGAAGAAACTCGTATTTTTAACCGGTGCAGGCATGTCTGTGGAGAGTGGTTTCAAAACTTTTCGTGGCAATGATGGATTATGGGAAAACTATCCTGTAGAACAGATAGCTACCCATGAGGGATGGGAAGCTGACCCTACCCTAGTAACAAACTTCTATAATATGTTGCGCCATAAACTCTATGCTGCGCAACCTAACGAGGGGCATAAACTCATCAAGGAACTGGAAAAAGACTTCGATGTGACGGTAATCACCCAGAATGTAGATAATCTGCATGAGAAGGCAGGTTCCAAGAATGTAATCCATCTGCATGGCGAACTATCAAAGGTTTGCTCTTCACGCGACCCTTACGACTATCGCTACATCAAGGAATTACCTGAGGATGACTGCGAGGTAAAGCCGGGAACCGAAGCTGGAGATGGAAGCCTGTTGCGCCCATTTATCGTTTTCTTCGGCGAAAGCGTTCCTATGATTGAGCCGGCAGCCGAAGCTGTACAGCAAGCCGATATCTTCGTCATTATCGGAACCTCACTCAACGTTTATCCTGCTGCAGGTCTGATTTCATATACCAAGCCTCACATTCCTATCTATCTGATAGACCCGGGTGCCGTAAACACCAATGGATATTACAAGATAGAGCACATCATGAAAGGGGCTTCAGATGGTATGAAGGAACTGAAGGAAATATTGGAAAAATAA
- a CDS encoding FKBP-type peptidyl-prolyl cis-trans isomerase — MKKLFFGALVACAAATFVGCGNSTPKADLKTDVDTMSYAMGMSQTQGLKEFMVERMGVDTAYMDDFIKGLNDGANAGDDKKKAAYYAGIQIGQQISNQMVKGINHEVFGEDSTKSISLKNFMAGFITGTTGKKGLMTVEQAAQIAQAKMMAIKAKNMEKEYGPNKVAGEKFLAANKKKPGVVTLPSGVQYKVIKEGNGPMPKDTSMVKVNYEGKTIDGKVFDSSFKRGQAVDLRANQVIKGWTEALVHMPAGSVWEVYIPQQLAYGEREQGQIKPFSVLIFKIELISVGGK, encoded by the coding sequence ATGAAAAAGTTATTTTTCGGAGCCCTCGTGGCTTGTGCTGCTGCAACATTCGTAGGTTGTGGCAATTCTACTCCTAAGGCAGATCTCAAGACTGATGTAGATACTATGAGCTATGCTATGGGTATGTCTCAGACTCAGGGTCTGAAGGAGTTTATGGTAGAGCGCATGGGCGTTGATACTGCTTACATGGATGATTTCATCAAGGGTCTTAACGATGGTGCCAACGCTGGTGACGACAAGAAGAAGGCTGCTTACTACGCAGGTATTCAGATTGGTCAGCAGATCTCTAACCAGATGGTTAAGGGTATCAACCACGAGGTATTCGGTGAGGATTCTACAAAGTCTATCTCTCTGAAGAACTTCATGGCTGGTTTCATCACAGGTACTACTGGCAAGAAGGGCTTGATGACAGTTGAGCAGGCTGCTCAGATAGCTCAGGCTAAGATGATGGCTATCAAGGCTAAGAACATGGAGAAGGAATATGGTCCTAACAAGGTTGCTGGTGAGAAGTTCCTCGCTGCCAACAAGAAGAAGCCAGGAGTTGTTACTCTGCCTTCAGGTGTTCAGTACAAGGTAATCAAGGAGGGTAACGGTCCTATGCCAAAGGATACTTCTATGGTTAAGGTTAACTACGAGGGTAAGACAATCGACGGCAAGGTATTCGATTCTTCTTTCAAGCGTGGCCAGGCCGTAGATCTCCGTGCTAACCAGGTTATCAAGGGTTGGACTGAGGCTTTGGTTCACATGCCAGCAGGTTCTGTTTGGGAGGTTTACATTCCTCAGCAGTTGGCTTATGGTGAGCGCGAGCAGGGGCAGATCAAGCCATTCTCTGTATTGATCTTCAAGATTGAGTTGATTTCAGTAGGTGGCAAGTAA
- a CDS encoding glycoside hydrolase family 3 C-terminal domain-containing protein yields MMKQITTTVCATVLMASCCNINNTEQQVNQQVDELYSRMSQPERIAQLRSGYMDELFDAEGNLDTVKCKQLIPYGIGHFSQYASQELVDANFLRKRVAVVQDWLMHHTPNGIPALFHEEVLSGINTQDATVYPQQIGQACSFNPELAELKTLQTGTALRKMGGVLSLSPMVDVCRTPSFNRLEESYGEDGYLSAVMGTAFVKGLQQGDLKKGVGACSKHYLGYGGGGDADEKEMMEDILLPHETMIRLAGCKALMPGYHAVHGTKCVANSEILNDILRDYLGFDGMVVSDYTAIDQLPGLDTPLQKAVAAINGGNDVDFPRGENYQYLQEALDKGLVKKEVFERAVKDVLRYKIRAGLMDKNPYLYSTEDVKLDTKEERQTAYDIASQSIVLLENKGVLPLVKEADVNSAKQVKNILLTGPNANSIWAMCGDYSFPSMFYFWQSWKKKWDDSHLPHIVKLLEAMQASKPEGINIKYSRGCDWTEEIETKFEESGDKRAWEYQLLHRKVDSGEKADKAEALAMAKESDVIVAAVGENVMLCGENRERDGLKLPGKQEEYVEELLATGKPVVLVVFGGRAQVISKIAKRCAAVIQAWYPGEEGGTAVADILYGKISPSAKLSVSYPNTEVYEPICYNYSIRQDARVEWPFGYGLSYTTFAYKNLRAVRELSTASESSNIYFEVTNTGKVRADEIAQVYLSPTQSNQQIHPIQLQGFARISLNPGETKRVCIRFYTDQFGYYSHRGNRQWNIAPGTYELKIGASSQDIRLKQQIVLTGDKVVKPLRDHYFSEVIR; encoded by the coding sequence ATGATGAAACAAATTACAACAACCGTATGTGCAACTGTGCTGATGGCTAGTTGCTGTAACATAAACAATACGGAGCAGCAAGTGAACCAACAGGTAGATGAACTCTACAGCAGAATGTCACAGCCAGAGCGTATCGCTCAGTTGAGAAGTGGGTATATGGATGAGCTTTTTGATGCGGAAGGCAATTTGGATACCGTCAAATGCAAGCAGCTCATTCCTTATGGTATTGGACATTTTTCCCAGTACGCCAGTCAGGAATTGGTTGATGCCAATTTCTTGCGAAAGCGTGTAGCTGTTGTACAAGATTGGTTGATGCATCATACCCCTAACGGAATCCCGGCTCTTTTTCACGAGGAAGTTCTTTCGGGTATCAATACGCAAGATGCAACAGTCTATCCACAGCAGATAGGTCAGGCTTGTTCGTTCAATCCAGAGTTGGCAGAGCTCAAGACTTTGCAGACAGGTACTGCTCTTCGCAAGATGGGTGGCGTATTGTCGCTTTCCCCTATGGTAGACGTCTGCCGTACTCCAAGTTTTAATCGTCTGGAAGAATCATACGGTGAGGATGGCTATCTTTCTGCCGTTATGGGTACTGCTTTTGTCAAGGGTCTTCAGCAGGGAGACCTCAAGAAGGGAGTGGGAGCTTGCTCTAAACACTATCTGGGATATGGTGGTGGCGGTGATGCTGATGAGAAGGAGATGATGGAAGATATTCTTTTGCCTCATGAGACGATGATTCGTCTGGCAGGTTGCAAGGCTTTGATGCCGGGTTATCATGCTGTTCATGGTACCAAGTGCGTGGCAAATAGTGAGATTCTCAACGATATTTTACGAGATTATCTCGGATTCGATGGAATGGTGGTGAGCGATTATACTGCCATTGACCAGTTGCCGGGACTAGATACTCCTCTTCAGAAAGCTGTGGCTGCTATCAATGGTGGCAATGATGTTGATTTCCCTAGAGGCGAAAACTATCAGTATTTACAGGAAGCCTTGGATAAGGGACTTGTTAAGAAAGAAGTCTTTGAGCGTGCTGTAAAGGATGTTCTGCGTTATAAAATTCGTGCAGGACTGATGGATAAGAATCCATATCTGTATAGTACGGAGGATGTAAAGCTTGATACTAAGGAAGAACGGCAGACGGCTTACGATATAGCTAGCCAGTCTATTGTCTTGTTAGAGAATAAAGGTGTTTTGCCTCTTGTGAAGGAGGCTGATGTTAACAGCGCCAAGCAGGTTAAGAATATCTTGCTCACGGGTCCTAATGCCAATTCCATTTGGGCGATGTGTGGCGACTACTCTTTCCCTTCTATGTTCTATTTCTGGCAGAGTTGGAAGAAAAAGTGGGATGATAGCCACTTGCCACATATCGTTAAATTGCTAGAGGCAATGCAGGCAAGTAAACCTGAGGGTATTAATATTAAGTATTCTCGTGGTTGTGACTGGACAGAGGAGATAGAGACCAAGTTTGAAGAGTCTGGCGATAAGCGTGCTTGGGAATATCAGCTCCTGCATCGCAAGGTTGATTCTGGCGAGAAGGCAGACAAGGCAGAAGCTTTGGCGATGGCAAAGGAAAGCGATGTTATCGTTGCTGCTGTAGGGGAGAATGTGATGCTCTGTGGTGAGAATCGTGAGCGAGATGGTCTCAAGCTTCCTGGTAAGCAAGAGGAATATGTTGAGGAACTCTTAGCTACAGGCAAACCTGTAGTCCTGGTAGTCTTCGGCGGTCGTGCGCAGGTTATCTCCAAGATAGCTAAGCGCTGTGCAGCAGTCATCCAGGCCTGGTATCCAGGTGAAGAGGGTGGTACAGCTGTGGCTGACATTCTTTATGGCAAGATTTCACCATCAGCCAAGCTGAGTGTCAGTTATCCTAATACTGAGGTTTATGAGCCTATCTGCTATAATTATTCCATCCGGCAGGATGCCCGTGTAGAGTGGCCTTTCGGTTATGGATTGAGCTATACAACCTTTGCCTATAAGAACTTGCGGGCAGTTAGGGAACTCTCTACTGCTTCAGAGTCGAGCAATATCTACTTTGAGGTTACCAATACGGGTAAGGTTCGTGCCGATGAGATAGCGCAGGTATATCTGTCGCCAACTCAGAGCAATCAGCAGATTCATCCTATCCAGTTGCAGGGCTTTGCCCGCATCTCTCTCAATCCTGGCGAAACCAAGAGAGTATGCATCAGGTTCTATACTGATCAGTTTGGTTATTATTCTCATCGAGGCAATCGTCAATGGAACATAGCTCCTGGAACGTATGAACTGAAGATTGGAGCCTCTTCTCAAGACATTCGTCTTAAGCAGCAGATAGTTTTGACGGGTGATAAAGTGGTGAAACCTTTGCGTGATCATTACTTCTCCGAGGTTATCAGATAA